GTATGTATTGAAGAAGGAGGAGGGAGGTCGGCACACGCCGTTTTTCAATGGATATCGGCCGCAGTTTTATTTTCGCACTACGGATGTGACCGGGGTGGTGACGCTGCCCGAGGGAGTGGAGATGGTCATGCCTGGTGACAATGTGGCCATGCGGGTGGAGTTGATCACTCCTATAGCTATGGAGAAGGAGCTGCGCTTTGCCATTCGGGAGGGAGGTCGCACGGTGGGTGCGGGAGTCATCAGCGAGGTCATCGAATAACCGGGCCAACTCCCTGATGTTGCCTCTGTTTCTCTCAGTTTTTGTCAGGCGTGAGGTGGAGAGAGCATGACGAATCAGAAGATACGTATACGACTCAAGGCTTACGACCACAAATTGCTGGATCAGTCGGCCAACGAGATTGTCGAGACTGCCAGGAGGACGGGTGCCAAGGTGGCGGGTCCCATACCTCTGCCCACCAAGATCAACAAATATTGTGTGCTGCGCTCTCCCCATGTGGACAAGAAGTCCAGAGAACAGTTCGAGATCAGGACACACAAACGGCTTCTGGACATTGTGGAGCCGACACAGCAAACTGTGGACGCGCTGATGAAACTCGATCTTTCAGCGGGTGTGGATGTAGAGATTAAGCTCTAGTAGAGGTCTGCCTGGCGATTCGGTGCGGCCAGCCGCCTGTGCGGCTGTTCCGGGCAACACGGGCAGGATGGGTGCGAGACCATGATCAATGCGTTGATCGGCAAGAAACTGGGCATGTCCCGGCAGTTTTCCTCCAGTGGTGAAGTGACGCCGGTAACAGTAATCCAGGCGGGACCGTGCGTCATTACCCAGATAAAGTCCACTGACAAGGAGGGCTACAATGCCCTGCAGCTCGGCTTTGGAGAAAAGAAGCCGCAGAGGACCACCAAGCCGCTGTTGGGTCATTTCAACAAGTGCGGCAAGGGACCCTTTGCAGTGCTGCGGGAAGTGAGAGTGGCTGCTGTTGACGACTACGAGGTGGGCCAGGAGATACGGGCTGACATATTTCGCCCTGGCGAGATGGTGGCGGTAACAGCCACCAGCAAGGGCAAGGGCTTCGCCGGCACTATCAAACGCTGGAATTTCAGTCGGGGACCAATGAGCCACGGCAGCAAGAACAAGAGGCCGCCAGGCTCCATCGGCTGCAGCGCCACGCCTTCCAGGGTGGTCAGGGGACGGAAGATGCCGGGCCAGATGGGCAATCGCCGGGTAACGGTGAAGAACCTGCAGATCGTGGATATTCGTCCTGAACAGAATCTGATTCTCTTGAAGGGTGCGGTTCCTGGCGGGCGCAATGGGATTGTGATGATCAGACGAGGCAACAGAATGCCAGCTCGGACAACGAAGTGAAAATGAACAGCGGCTCGCACCGGGCCTGTCGAGACTGAACATGTGAAGAGGTGACACTGGCAATGCCAACACTGGCTGTTTTCAATAACAAAAAAGAGCAGATCGGCGAGATACAACTGAAGGACGAGATTTTTGCCGTGCAGGTCAAGCCTCACATCCTGCACCAGATTGTGACTATGCAGCTGGCAAAGAGGCGGGCCGGCAGCGCCTCCACCAAGAGCCGCTCTGAAGTTCGGGGCAGCCGCAGAAAGCCCTGGCGGCAAAAGGGAACGGGTCGGGCCCGCGCTGGCACCAGGC
This DNA window, taken from Deltaproteobacteria bacterium, encodes the following:
- the rpsJ gene encoding 30S ribosomal protein S10 codes for the protein MTNQKIRIRLKAYDHKLLDQSANEIVETARRTGAKVAGPIPLPTKINKYCVLRSPHVDKKSREQFEIRTHKRLLDIVEPTQQTVDALMKLDLSAGVDVEIKL
- the tuf gene encoding elongation factor Tu (EF-Tu; promotes GTP-dependent binding of aminoacyl-tRNA to the A-site of ribosomes during protein biosynthesis; when the tRNA anticodon matches the mRNA codon, GTP hydrolysis results; the inactive EF-Tu-GDP leaves the ribosome and release of GDP is promoted by elongation factor Ts; many prokaryotes have two copies of the gene encoding EF-Tu), which codes for YVLKKEEGGRHTPFFNGYRPQFYFRTTDVTGVVTLPEGVEMVMPGDNVAMRVELITPIAMEKELRFAIREGGRTVGAGVISEVIE
- the rplC gene encoding 50S ribosomal protein L3, with the protein product MINALIGKKLGMSRQFSSSGEVTPVTVIQAGPCVITQIKSTDKEGYNALQLGFGEKKPQRTTKPLLGHFNKCGKGPFAVLREVRVAAVDDYEVGQEIRADIFRPGEMVAVTATSKGKGFAGTIKRWNFSRGPMSHGSKNKRPPGSIGCSATPSRVVRGRKMPGQMGNRRVTVKNLQIVDIRPEQNLILLKGAVPGGRNGIVMIRRGNRMPARTTK